Proteins co-encoded in one Papaver somniferum cultivar HN1 chromosome 5, ASM357369v1, whole genome shotgun sequence genomic window:
- the LOC113280107 gene encoding germin-like protein subfamily T member 2, whose protein sequence is MAAAKSSIKTATSFFLVLYSTMILVFALPCFSSDPDPLQDFCVADLSSTSTIVNGYPCKPVSKVTSEDFFYSGLKDDASTLNSLRLGLSLADVKTFPGLNTLGLSIIRIDLGFGGIVPLHVHPRASEATFVIKGEVLIGFISTDNTLYSKVVKEGEMAIIPRGLVHFTKNVGLRAVLLSAFNSHLPGTALIPDNVFGSKPTIPNDILAKNFRVDESVIAKIKSEFGDDH, encoded by the coding sequence ATGGCTGCAGCTAAGTCTAGTATCAAAACTGCAACATCATTCTTCCTGGTTCTTTATTCAACCATGATCCTAGTTTTTGCTTTGCCATGCTTTTCTTCTGATCCCGACCCTCTACAAGACTTTTGTGTCGCTGACTTGAGCTCCACCTCCACTATTGTGAATGGGTACCCTTGCAAGCCAGTGTCTAAAGTTACATCAGAAGATTTCTTCTATAGTGGCTTGAAGGATGATGCAAGCACATTGAATTCCTTACGGTTAGGACTGAGTCTAGCTGATGTTAAGACCTTCCCTGGGTTAAACACCCTTGGACTTTCGATAATTCGAATTGACTTGGGATTTGGTGGAATAGTTCCGCTTCATGTACACCCTCGAGCAAGTGAAGCTACTTTTGTCATCAAAGGGGAAGTCCTTATCGGGTTCATAAGCACTGATAATACTTTGTACTCAAAGGTTGTGAAAGAAGGAGAGATGGCGATCATTCCTCGAGGACTTGTGCACTTCACAAAGAACGTTGGACTGAGGGCTGTCTTGTTATCTGCTTTCAATAGTCACCTTCCCGGAACTGCACTAATTCCTGATAACGTCTTTGGTTCTAAGCCAACAATTCCTAATGATATTTTAGCAAAGAACTTCCGAGTTGATGAGAGTGTCATCGCTAAAATAAAGTCTGAGTTTGGTGATGACCACTAA